A part of Setaria viridis chromosome 8, Setaria_viridis_v4.0, whole genome shotgun sequence genomic DNA contains:
- the LOC117867112 gene encoding receptor kinase-like protein Xa21 has protein sequence MQEAMTLFFFSLFFFCSHALVSLGSSNATGDELALLSFKSMLSSPSKVSLASWNMSSHFCSWQGVVCGRRHPDRVVSLHLSSFDLSGRISPFLGNLSFLQKVELGNNQLVGHIPPELGRLSKLQELNLSTNFLQGSIPVAMGGCTNLMVLDLSNNQLQGEIPSVIGASMKNLVQLYLRKNLLTGVIPQSLAELSSIESLFLSHNNLDGEIPSALGNLTNLLSIGFSNNMLSGAIPSSLGMLPNLSVLSVGFNNLTGPIPTSIWNISSLTVLSVSRNMLNGAIPPNAFDNLPNLQMLYMDHNHFHGHIPASLANASNLFMIVLGANPFSGIVPKEVGELRNLNRLVLTDSLVGAKEPKDWEFITALTNCSQLEVLILGICEFTGTLPDSLSNLSTSLKILSLSANAISGSIPKDIGNLFNLQVLDLAYNSFTGNLPSSLAKLKNLQKFFVNDNYINGSLPLAIGNLTYLISLYLMSNAFSGRLPNTLANMTMLSELYLANNNFIGTIPSGLFNISTLSIGLDLSYNSLEGSIPQEIGNLKSLAKFNAESNKLSGEIPAALGECQGLQYLFLQNNILNGNIPGHLSQLKSLQSLDLSSNNLSGQIPKFLGNLTMLSYLNLSFNNFMGEVQTFGVFANATAISIQHNGKLCGGMPAMHLPPCPLQLPKNKHKLLVIPIVTSLVGTLIILVLLYKLLTWHKRNKTEIPSTTTMQRQRHPLISYSELVKATDGFSATNLLGSGSFGTVYKGELDGQLGESTNVVAVKVLKLQTPGAMKSFVAECEALRNLRHRNLVKIVTTCLSIDHNGNDFKAIVYEFMPNGNLEGWLHPDTDGQMEQKFLNLIERVSILLDVAFALDYLHCHGLAPVIHCDLKPSNVLLDADMVAHVGDFGLAKILVEESSTVQQSMSSMGLKGTIGYAAPEYGAGNVVSTNGDIYSYGILVLEMVTGRRPTDSTFREGLSLREYVELALHNGTRDVIDMRLSLSLENEFQGVGGGDSSQNRKTDCLIALLKLGLSCSEELPSSRMPTADIIRELLVIKGSIL, from the exons ATGCAGGAAGCGATGACATTGTTCTTCTTctctttgttcttcttctgttCCCATGCTCTGGTGTCTCTAGGGAGCAGCAATGCCACCGGTGATGAGCTCGCGCTACTCTCATTTAAATCCATGCTGTCGAGCCCGTCCAAGGTCTCGCTGGCATCATGGAACATGTCCAGTCACTTCTGCAGCTGGCAAGGAGTCGTTTGCGGTCGTCGGCATCCTGATAGGGTTGTCTCGCTGCACTTGAGCTCCTTCGACCTCTCGGGGCGCATCTCACCGTTCTTGGGAAACCTGTCATTTCTCCAGAAGGTTGAACTTGGCAACAACCAGCTTGTTGGGCATATACCGCCTGAGCTCGGTCGTCTCAGCAAGCTTCAGGAGCTGAATTTGAGCACAAATTTTCTCCAAGGAAGCATTCCTGTAGCCATGGGAGGTTGCACCAACCTCATGGTGCTGGATCTGAGCAACAACCAACTGCAAGGTGAGATCCCATCCGTGATAGGTGCCAGCATGAAAAATCTTGTCCAGCTTTACCTTCGAAAGAATCTTTTGACAGGAGTGATTCCCCAATCTCTTGCTGAGTTGTCATCGATTGAATCATTGTTTTTATCCCACAACAATTTAGATGGTGAGATACCATCTGCTTTGGGCAACCTCACAAACCTCTTGTCTATTGGTTTTTCTAACAACATGCTTTCAGGAGCTATCCCTTCATCTTTGGGTATGCTGCCAAATTTATCTGTGCTCAGCGTAGGCTTTAACAATTTAACTGGACCAATACCCACTTCTATTTGGAACATTTCATCATTGACAGTGCTTTCTGTCTCACGAAATATGCTAAATGGAGCCATACCTCCTAATGCGTTCGATAATCTTCCCAATCTCCAGATGTTATACATGGACCACAACCACTTCCATGGCCATATCCCTGCCTCACTGGCTAATGCTTCCAATCTGTTCATGATTGTCCTTGGTGCAAATCCTTTTAGTGGCATTGTTCCCAAAGAGGTTGGGGAGTTAAGAAATCTTAACCGACTAGTGCTCACGGATTCTTTAGTTGGAGCCAAGgaacccaaagattgggaattcATAACTGCATTAACAAATTGCTCCCAGCTAGAGGTTTTAATACTGGGTATTTGTGAGTTCACTGGAACCCTTCCTGATTCACTTTCCAATCTTTCCACTTCGCTAAAAATTCTCTCCCTCTCAGCAAATGCAATTTCAGGAAGCATACCCAAAGATATTGGTAATCTCTTCAACCTACAAGTCCTTGACCTTGCCTATAACTCTTTCACAGGAAATCTTCCGTCATCCTTGGCTAAGCTTAAAAACTTGCAAAAGTTCTTTGTAAATGATAACTATATTAACGGATCACTCCCATTGGCAATAGGAAATCTCACATACTTAATTTCACTGTACTTAATGTCTAATGCCTTCAGCGGTAGGTTGCCAAACACACTTGCAAATATGACAATGCTGTCGGAGCTTTATCTTGCTAATAACAACTTCATAGGCACAATTCCTAGTGGTTTATTCAACATATCCACACTCTCTATAGGTTTGGACCTATCTTATAATAGCCTGGAGGGATCAATACCACAAGAAATAGGAAATCTAAAAAGTCTAGCCAAATTCAATGCAGAGTCAAACAAATTGTCAGGGGAAATCCCTGCCGCCCTAGGGGAATGTCAAGGTCTCCAGTATCTCTTCCTCCAAAATAACATCTTAAACGGTAACATCCCAGGACATCTTAGTCAACTGAAAAGTCTACAAAGTCTTGACCTCTCAAGCAATAATTTGTCTGGTCAGATACCAAAGTTCTTAGGCAATCTTACCATGCTATCTTACCTAAACCTTTCATTCAATAATTTTATGGGAGAGGTACAAACTTTTGGTGTATTCGCTAATGCTACTGCAATCTCAATCCAACACAATGGCAAACTTTGCGGTGGGATGCCTGCTATGCATTTGCCTCCATGTCCTTTGCAGTTACCAAAGAACAAACATAAACTCCTAGTGATTCCTATTGTTACTTCTCTCGTTGGAACATTAATCATCCTTGTGTTGCTCTACAAGCTTCTTACTTGGCATAAAAGAAACAAAACGGAAATCCCTTCAACTACAACCATGCAGAGACAAAGACACCCACTTATCTCTTATTCAGAGTTGGTGAAAGCAACAGATGGTTTTTCAGCAACAAATTTGTTGGGTTCTGGTTCATTCGGTACCGTGTACAAAGGGGAGCTAGATGGTCAATTGGGTGAAAGCACGAACGTTGTTGCTGTGAAGGTGCTAAAACTTCAAACTCCTGGGGCCATGAAGAGTTTTGTAGCTGAATGCGAAGCACTACGGAACTTGAGACACCGAAATCTTGTCAAAATAGTTACAACTTGTTTGAGCATTGATCATAATGGGAATGACTTCAAAGCAATCGTGTATGAATTCATGCCTAATGGCAATTTAGAAGGTTGGCTACATCCTGACACAGATGGGCAAATGGAACAGAAATTTTTGAATCTGATTGAGAGGGTGAGCATACTACTCGATGTGGCTTTTGCATTGGATTATCTTCATTGTCATGGTCTAGCACCTGTTATACATTGTGATCTTAAACCTAGTAATGTGCTCTTGGATGCTGATATGGTAGCCCATGTTGGAGACTTTGGACTTGCTAAAATTCTTGTTGAGGAAAGCTCAACTGTTCAACAGTCCATGAGCTCGATGGGACTTAAAGGAACAATCGGTTATGCTGCCCCAG AGTATGGTGCTGGGAATGTGGTTTCAACAAATGGAGACATCTACAGTTATGGAATTCTTGTGTTAGAAATGGTAACTGGTAGGAGGCCCACAGATAGCACCTTCAGGGAAGGATTAAGCCTTCGTGAATATGTTGAGCTGGCCCTGCATAATGGAACAAGGGACGTCATTGACATGCGTCTGTCGTTGAGCCTCGAGAATGAATTTCAGGGTGTGGGTGGGGGTGATTCATCGCAAAATAGAAAGACTGATTGCCTGATTGCCCTACTTAAACTTGGATTGTCGTGCTCTGAGGAATTGCCATCCAGTAGGATGCCAACTGCAGACATCATCAGAGAGCTGCTTGTCATAAAAGGATCTATCTTGTAG
- the LOC117867111 gene encoding receptor kinase-like protein Xa21, with protein sequence MEGRTRLLLLSLLFLFSHARLPPGSRSSSNTTADELALLSFMSMLSGPSALLASWNTSTNYCTWPGVACSRRPPVRVVSLLMNSFNLSGKISPFVGNLSFLEKLNLGNNQLIGEIPPELGRLAKLQLLNLSANSLEGSIPATIGRCTELKLLCLTNNKLQGEIPTEIGNLKNLLGLFLFTNAFSGEIPQSLTELPSMVHLTFYDNKLSGEIPASLSNLTNLQFLGLGKNMLTGSIPSSLGLLPKLSWLDLGFNNLSGVIPTSLWNISSLVMFSVSQNIMLSGTIPPNAFNNLPHLQKIYMDNNQFHGQIPASIANASELEHVQLGYNLFSGIVPPEIGRLRNLSWLELSQTMLEAKEPKDWEFLTALTNCSQLRILDMMFCRLGGVLPNSVSNLSTSLEILFLGHNPISGSIPRDIGNLFNLQIVDFAQNNFTGTIPSSFSRLTNLQGLTLYGNKFSGPISTIGNLTELNYLYLGANGFSGGIPNTLGNLKKLLELDLSRNNFTGSIPNALFNIPTLSEGFDLSYNNLEGAIPQEIGNLKNLVQFHAEFNKLSGQIPSTLGDCQLLQSLYLQNNFLSGNIPSLLGQLKGLENLDLSSNNLSGQIPKFLGDLRMLYYLNVSFNSFIGEVPSTGVFANSSGVSVQGNGRLCGGIPDLHLPLCSLQLPKKKHKLLAVPIVISIAATLAILSSLYILLTWHRRSKTKTPSTMFMPGHPCISYSQLVKATDSFSPSNLLGSGSFGSVYKGELDDQDGESRNLVAVKVLKLQTPGALKSFIVECEALRNMRHRNLVKIVTTCASIDSRGNDFKAIVYDFMPNGSLEGWLHPDANDVQTEQRYLDLAERVTILLDVAYALDYLHSDGPVPVIHCDLKSSNVLLDADMVAHVGDFGLAKIIVDGSLIVQQSVSSMGFRGTIGYAAPEYGAGNVVSTNGDIYSYGILVLEMVTGRRPTDSTFREGLSLREYVELALHNGTMDIIDTRLSLSLENEFQGVGEGDSSQNRKTDCLIALLKLGLSCSEELPSSRMPTGEIIKELLVIKGSIL encoded by the exons ATGGAAGGAAGAACCAGATTGCTATTGCTATCCTTGCTGTTCCTCTTCTCCCATGCTCGGTTGCCTCCGGGCAGCAGAAGCAGTAGTAACACGACAGCCGACGAGCTTGCGCTCCTCTCCTTCATGTCCATGTTGTCAGGCCCATCTGCTTTGCTCGCTTCATGGAACACGTCCACCAATTACTGTACCTGGCCAGGAGTAGCTTGCAGCCGTCGGCCACCTGTGAGGGTGGTCTCGTTGCTCATGAACTCCTTCAATCTTTCAGGGAAAATCTCGCCATTCGTGGGCAACCTATCTTTTCTAGAGAAGCTGAACCTTGGGAATAACCAGCTCATCGGGGAGATACCACCAGAGCTTGGTCGTCTGGCCAAGCTTCAGTTGCTGAACCTGAGCGCAAATTCACTGGAAGGAAGCATTCCGGCGACTATAGGCAGATGCACTGAGCTTAAATTGCTGTGCTTAACCAATAATAAGCTCCAGGGTGAGATCCCCACGGAGATAGGTAACTTGAAAAATCTTCTCGGGTTGTTCCTTTTCACTAATGCTTTCTCAGGAGAAATCCCTCAATCACTAACAGAACTACCATCTATGGTGCACTTGACTTTCTATGACAATAAATTATCTGGTGAGATACCGGCTAGTTTGAGCAATCTTACCAACCTTCAGTTTCTTGGTCTTGGAAAGAACATGCTAACTGGATCCATCCCTTCATCTCTCGGTCTATTGCCCAAATTATCATGGCTTGACTTGGGATTTAACAATTTAAGTGGGGTTATCCCCACTTCTCTTTGGAACATTTCCTCTCTAGTCATGTTTTCTGTCTCACAAAATATTATGCTAAGTGGAACAATACCTCCAAATGCATTCAATAATCTTCCTCATCTGCAGAAGATATACATGGACAACAACCAGTTTCATGGACAGATCCCTGCCTCGATAGCTAATGCTTCTGAGTTAGAGCATGTTCAGCTCGGTTATAATCTTTTTAGTGGCATAGTTCCCCCGGAGATTGGAAGATTAAGAAATCTCAGTTGGCTCGAGCTCTCACAAACTATGCTTGAAGCTAAAGaacccaaggattgggaatTTCTAACTGCACTGACAAATTGCTCCCAGTTGAGAATTTTAGACATGATGTTTTGCAGGCTTGGAGGAGTCCTTCCAAATTCAGTTTCAAATCTTTCTACTTCTCTAGAAATACTCTTCCTGGGACACAACCCAATTTCCGGAAGCATACCTAGAGATATTGGTAATCTCTTCAACTTGCAGATTGTGGATTTTGCTCAGAACAACTTCACAGGAACTATTCCTTCATCATTCAGTAGGCTTACAAACTTGCAAGGTTTGACCCTATATGGAAACAAGTTTAGTGGGCCAATCTCCACCATCGGAAATCTTACAGAACTAAATTATTTATACCTGGGTGCTAATGGCTTCAGTGGTGGGATACCAAACACACTGGGAAACCTGAAAAAACTGTTGGAATTAGATCTTTCAAGAAATAATTTTACAGGCTCAATACCGAATGCATTGTTCAACATCCCCACACTCTCAGAAGGTTTTGATCTATCATATAATAACTTGGAGGGAGCTATACCACAAGAAATCGGGAACTTAAAAAATCTTGTACAATTCCATGCAGAGTTCAACAAACTATCAGGTCAGATTCCTTCCACCCTCGGTGACTGTCAACTTCTGCAGAGTCTCTATTTGCAAAATAATTTCTTGAGTGGCAATATTCCGTCACTCCTGGGTCAGTTGAAAGGTCTTGAAAATCTTGACCTCTCGAGCAACAATTTATCTGGCCAGATACCCAAATTCTTAGGAGACCTTAGAATGCTCTATTATCTGAACGTTTCATTCAATAGTTTTATTGGAGAAGTGCCATCTACTGGCGTTTTTGCAAATTCCTCTGGAGTTTCAGTCCAAGGCAATGGCAGACTTTGCGGGGGCATACCTGATCTACATTTGCCTCTTTGTTCATTACAACTACCAAAGAAAAAACATAAACTTCTGGCGGTACCTATTGTTATTTCTATTGCTGCAACATTGGCCATCCTTTCGTCGCTCTATATTCTTCTAACCTGGCACAGGAGAAGCAAAACAAAAACTCCTTCAACAATGTTCATGCCAGGCCACCCATGTATCTCTTATTCACAGTTGGTAAAAGCAACAGATAGTTTCTCGCCTAGCAATTTGCTGGGTTCTGGATCATTTGGGTCTGTGTACAAAGGAGAGCTAGATGATCAGGATGGTGAAAGTAGAAATCTTGTGGCTGTGAAGGTACTAAAGCTTCAAACTCCTGGTGCACTCAAGAGTTTCATAGTTGAATGTGAAGCACTGCGAAACATGAGACACCGGAATCTTGTCAAGATAGTTACAACTTGTGCAAGCATTGATTCAAGAGGAAACGACTTCAAAGCAATTGTCTATGACTTTATGCCAAATGGGAGTTTAGAAGGTTGGCTACATCCTGATGCAAATGATGTGCAGACAGAGCAAAGGTACTTAGATCTCGCAGAAAGAGTGACCATACTACTAGATGTGGCTTATGCATTGGATTACCTTCATTCTGATGGCCCAGTTCCTGTTATACATTGTGACCTTAAGTCAAGTAATGTGCTCTTGGATGCTGATATGGTTGCCCATGTTGGAGACTTTGGACTTGCCAAGATTATTGTTGATGGAAGCTTAATTGTCCAACAGTCAGTGAGCTCGATGGGGTTCAGAGGGACAATTGGTTATGCTGCCCCAG AGTATGGTGCTGGGAACGTGGTGTCAACAAATGGAGACATCTACAGTTATGGAATTCTTGTGTTAGAAATGGTAACTGGTAGGAGGCCCACAGATAGCACCTTCAGAGAGGGATTAAGCCTCCGTGAATATGTTGAGCTGGCCCTGCATAATGGAACGATGGACATCATTGACACGCGTCTGTCGTTGAGCCTCGAGAATGAATTTCAGGGTGTGGGTGAGGGTGATTCATCGCAAAATAGAAAGACTGATTGCCTGATTGCCCTACTTAAACTTGGATTGTCGTGCTCTGAGGAATTGCCATCCAGTAGGATGCCAACTGGAGAAATCATCAAGGAGCTGCTTGTCATCAAAGGATCTATCTTGTAG